From a single Chiloscyllium plagiosum isolate BGI_BamShark_2017 chromosome 27, ASM401019v2, whole genome shotgun sequence genomic region:
- the LOC122563465 gene encoding serine/arginine-rich splicing factor 10-like isoform X2 → MSRYARPPNSSLFVRNVGDCTRPEDLRREFGRYGPIVDVYVPLDFYTRRPRGFAYIQFEDVRDAEDALHNLDRKWVCGRQIEIQFAQGDRKTPGQMKSKERRSSRSSPRYDRYDDYDRRRRSRSRSYDRRRSRSRSYDRSRRRSDSPKKHRRRHRSYSRSRSRSRSRSRSRSRSKSVSRSKSASRKDSKTRSQSRSCSHSRSRSRSKSRSLSGHKSDSHHED, encoded by the exons ATGTCTCGGTACGCTCGCCCGCCCAACAGCTctctcttcgtcaggaatgtcgGCGATTGCACCAG GCCTGAGGATTTACGTCGTGAGTTTGGTCGCTATGGCCCAATAGTAGATGTTTACGTTCCCCTTGACTTCTACACTCGTCGTCCAAGAGGATTTGCATATATACA GTTTGAAGATGTTCGTGACGCAGAAGATGCACTCCACAACCTGGACCGGAAATGGGTCTGTGGCCGCCAGATCGAAATCCAGTTCGCTCAAGGTGATCGAAAAA CACCTGGTCAGATGAAATCAAAGGAACGAAGATCTTCACGAAGTTCCCCACGATATGACCGGTATGATGACTATGATAGGAGGAGAAGGTCCAGGAGTCGAAGTTATGATCGGAGGAGATCAAGAAGTCGTTCTTACGATCGAAGTCGCAGGAGATCTGATAGCCCCAAAAA GCACAGACGTCGCCATCGTTCCTATTCTAGATCAAGATCCAGGTCACGATCTCGATCCCGATCAAGATCCAGATCAAAATCCGTATCAAGATCAAAATCAGCATCCAGAAAGGATTCTAAGACACGTTCACAATCGAGGTCATGCAGCCATTCAAGGTCCAGATCTAGATCTAAATCCAGGTCACTGAGTGGCCACAAGTCTGATAGTCACCATGAGGACTGA
- the LOC122563465 gene encoding serine/arginine-rich splicing factor 10-like isoform X1 — translation MSRYARPPNSSLFVRNVGDCTRPEDLRREFGRYGPIVDVYVPLDFYTRRPRGFAYIQFEDVRDAEDALHNLDRKWVCGRQIEIQFAQGDRKTPGQMKSKERRSSRSSPRYDRYDDYDRRRRSRSRSYDRRRSRSRSYDRSRRRSDSPKNSRSRSSGKRRRSRSNSFNDRHRRRHRSYSRSRSRSRSRSRSRSRSKSVSRSKSASRKDSKTRSQSRSCSHSRSRSRSKSRSLSGHKSDSHHED, via the exons ATGTCTCGGTACGCTCGCCCGCCCAACAGCTctctcttcgtcaggaatgtcgGCGATTGCACCAG GCCTGAGGATTTACGTCGTGAGTTTGGTCGCTATGGCCCAATAGTAGATGTTTACGTTCCCCTTGACTTCTACACTCGTCGTCCAAGAGGATTTGCATATATACA GTTTGAAGATGTTCGTGACGCAGAAGATGCACTCCACAACCTGGACCGGAAATGGGTCTGTGGCCGCCAGATCGAAATCCAGTTCGCTCAAGGTGATCGAAAAA CACCTGGTCAGATGAAATCAAAGGAACGAAGATCTTCACGAAGTTCCCCACGATATGACCGGTATGATGACTATGATAGGAGGAGAAGGTCCAGGAGTCGAAGTTATGATCGGAGGAGATCAAGAAGTCGTTCTTACGATCGAAGTCGCAGGAGATCTGATAGCCCCAAAAA TTCACGGAGCAGATCAAGTGGAAAGCGTAGACGTAGCCGTAGCAACTCTTTCAATGACAG GCACAGACGTCGCCATCGTTCCTATTCTAGATCAAGATCCAGGTCACGATCTCGATCCCGATCAAGATCCAGATCAAAATCCGTATCAAGATCAAAATCAGCATCCAGAAAGGATTCTAAGACACGTTCACAATCGAGGTCATGCAGCCATTCAAGGTCCAGATCTAGATCTAAATCCAGGTCACTGAGTGGCCACAAGTCTGATAGTCACCATGAGGACTGA
- the LOC122563464 gene encoding uncharacterized protein LOC122563464 isoform X1, protein MGMGLDGAAAIWCCCCWISAKVLVQGYITSSPAATLSELEWVIALGQHGHRPLKQATPGLEVLRLMEPNSQHWNCYRKPRGARHLPASRRSELLDHVQNRHQGPASLGIRPGDTESRIQGGPTSSGSRLDLTRTRHKADPTSLGTTSDLAVTRGTRYLPVSQRPNLPNRIENHHRSLTSPGARPDLMVTRGTRHLQACRRPKQLDCVENRYRGLTTSGTRHDLTETQHGGNLTRQTARPPGTLAAATNSQDPTKCTHLPSGMVDSPHQFPDLTRSSHQPRKRGRRAGLQVRLKQRGFKSPLPSIFLTNIQAIESKLDELKARLIYQRELRDCCVLCFTETWLSPAISDCALQPEGFSVHRMDRKMSSGKARGGGVCLLINNSWCSDVATLASYCSPDLEYLTVKCRPYYLPREFTCAILTAVYIPPHAEVQSALHEIYTVTNRLSTKYPEALFIIAGDFNQANLKSVLPKYHQHVSCPTKGPNILDHCYTNIKDAYRSIPRPHFGKSDRTAVFLLPAYKQKLKREDPVQKVVQCWSDGTDELLQDCFESVDWSIFKNSATNLNEYATTVTDFISKCVEDCVPKKLIRVFPNQKPWMNSEIHSLLKSRSEAFKSGDPDLYKKSRYDLRKAIRDAKRQYQTKLESQTNHMNSSHLWPCLHDLIGYKAKSNRIASSNTPLSNEHNAFYACSEQKICETLSTAPIVSGASVPTITAADVRSAFLKVNPQKVTGPNGIPGRALTSCADQLAGVFADIFNLSLLQSEVPICFKKTTDTPMPKENEAACVNDYHPVTLTSIIMKCFERLVMAHINSSLPDCRDPLQFIYRRNRPTADAASLGLHSPLECLDNYIRLIDYRPAFNTIIPIKLLSKL, encoded by the exons atggggatggggctaGACGGCGCGGCCGCCATTTG GTGCTGCTGCTGTTGGATATCAGCCAAAGTTTTGGTTCAGGGTTACATCACCTCCTCCCCTGCAGCCACCTTGTCCGAGCTGGAGTGGGTCATAGCCCTGGGCCAGCATGGGCACCGGCCTCTTAAACAAGCAACTCCAG GTCTGGAGGTCCTTCGACTGATGGAGCCCAACAGCCAACATTGGAACTGTTACCGCAAGCCCAGAGGGGCCAGACATTTACCGGCTTCTCGAAGATCCGAGTTACTGGACCACGTGCAGAACAGACATCAAGGCCCAGCCAGCCTGGGAATAAGACCTGGCGACACGGAAAGCCGAATTCAAGGAGGCCCAACCAGTTCAGGGTCAAGACTTGACCTCACGAGGACCCGACATAAAGCAGACCCGACCAGCCTGGGAACAACATCTGACCTTGCAGTGACCCGAGGGACCAGATACTTACCGGTTTCTCAAAGGCCGAACCTACCCAACCGAATAGAGAACCATCACCGAAGCCTGACCAGTCCGGGAGCAAGACCTGACCTCATGGTGACTCGAGGGACCAGACACCTACAGGCATGTCGGAGGCCCAAGCAACTCGACTGTGTGGAAAACAGATACCGAGGCCTGACCACTTCGGGAACAAGACATGACCTCACAGAGACCCAACATGGAGGAAACCTGACCAGACAAACTGCAAGGCCCCCTGGAACACTAGCGGCTGCGACCAATTCCCAGGACCCCACCAAATGCACCCACTTACCTTCTGGAATGGTAGACAGCCCTCACCAATTCCCAGACTTGACCAGAAGCAGCCACCAACCCAGGAAACGGGGAAGACGTGCTGGTCTACAGGTGAGACTGAAACAACGTGGTTTCAAGTCTCCCCTCCCCAGTATATTCCTGACAAATATCCAAGCTATTGAAAGCAAGCTAGATGAACTTAAAGCTAGACTCATCTACCAAAGAGAATTGAGAGACTGCTGTGTGCTCTgtttcacagagacatggctcagtcCTGCTATATCTGACTGTGCCTTACAACCTGAGGGTTTCTCAGTTCACCGGATGGACCGCAAGATGTCCTCTGGCAAGGCAAGGGGCGGAGGAGTCTGCCTCCTAATTAATAATTCTTGGTGCTCAGATGTGGCGACCCTGGCGAGTTACTGCTCCCCAGACTTGGAATATCTAACGGTGAAGTGCCGTCCCTACTACCTGCCACGGGAGTTCACCTGTGCTATCCTGACAGCAGTTTACATCCCACCCCATGCAGAAGTGCAGAGTGCACTTCATGAAATATACACCGTTACAAATAGACTTAGCACGAAATACCCCGAGGCCTTGTTCATCATAGCtggtgacttcaaccaggccaatCTCAAAAGTGTCCTACCAAAATACCACCAACACGTCTCCTGTCCCACCAAAGGTCCAAACATCCTTGACCATTGCTACACAAACATCAAAGATGCTTACCGTTCCATACCCCGcccacattttggaaaatcagaccgTACTGCTGTGTTCcttctcccagcttacaagcagaaactgaagcGTGAAGACCCAGTGCAGAAAGTCGTACAGTGCTGGTCTGATGGGACGGATGAGCTCTTACAGGACTGCTTCGAATcagtggactggtccatattcaagaactcagcgaCCAACCTAAATGAGTATGCCACTACTGTTACAGACTTCATCAGTAAGTGTGTAGAAGACTGCgtgccaaagaagttaatccGAGTGTTCCCCAAtcagaaaccatggatgaactcGGAGATCCACTCtctactgaagtccaggtctgaggcgTTCAAATCTGGTGACCCTGACCTATACAAGAAATCAAGGTATGACCTTCGTaaagccatcagagatgccaagagaCAGTATCAGACTAAGCTAGAGTCCCAAACTAACCACATGAACAGTTCACATTTGTGGCCATGCCTACATGACTTAATAGGCTACAAAGCAAAGTCAAATAGAATTGCTAGCAGCAATACACCCCTTTCCAATGAACATAATGCATTTTATGCTTGTTCTGAACAGAAGATCTGTGaaacactgtccactgcaccGATAGTCTCGGGTGCATCTGTACCCACAATCACTGCTGCTGACGTTAGATCGGCCTTTTTAAAagtgaacccacagaaagtgACTGGCCCCAATGGAATCCCTGGCCGTGCACTCACATCTTGTGCAGACCAACTTGCGGGAGTATtcgcagacatctttaacctttccttgctacaatctgaagtccccatctgcttcaagaagaccactgaCACCCCGATGCCAAAGGAAAATGAAGCAGCATGTGTCAATGACTACCACCCGGTGACACTGacatccataattatgaagtgctttgagaggttagtcatggctcacatcaactccagcctcccagattgccgTGATCCTTTACAATTCATCTATCGTCGCAACAGGCCCACGGCAGATGCCGCCTCCTTGGGCCTACACTCACCCCTTGAATGTCTGGATAACTACATCAGACTTATTGACTACAGGccagccttcaacaccataattccaatcaAACTCCTGtctaaactctga
- the LOC122563464 gene encoding uncharacterized protein LOC122563464 isoform X2, whose amino-acid sequence MEPNSQHWNCYRKPRGARHLPASRRSELLDHVQNRHQGPASLGIRPGDTESRIQGGPTSSGSRLDLTRTRHKADPTSLGTTSDLAVTRGTRYLPVSQRPNLPNRIENHHRSLTSPGARPDLMVTRGTRHLQACRRPKQLDCVENRYRGLTTSGTRHDLTETQHGGNLTRQTARPPGTLAAATNSQDPTKCTHLPSGMVDSPHQFPDLTRSSHQPRKRGRRAGLQVRLKQRGFKSPLPSIFLTNIQAIESKLDELKARLIYQRELRDCCVLCFTETWLSPAISDCALQPEGFSVHRMDRKMSSGKARGGGVCLLINNSWCSDVATLASYCSPDLEYLTVKCRPYYLPREFTCAILTAVYIPPHAEVQSALHEIYTVTNRLSTKYPEALFIIAGDFNQANLKSVLPKYHQHVSCPTKGPNILDHCYTNIKDAYRSIPRPHFGKSDRTAVFLLPAYKQKLKREDPVQKVVQCWSDGTDELLQDCFESVDWSIFKNSATNLNEYATTVTDFISKCVEDCVPKKLIRVFPNQKPWMNSEIHSLLKSRSEAFKSGDPDLYKKSRYDLRKAIRDAKRQYQTKLESQTNHMNSSHLWPCLHDLIGYKAKSNRIASSNTPLSNEHNAFYACSEQKICETLSTAPIVSGASVPTITAADVRSAFLKVNPQKVTGPNGIPGRALTSCADQLAGVFADIFNLSLLQSEVPICFKKTTDTPMPKENEAACVNDYHPVTLTSIIMKCFERLVMAHINSSLPDCRDPLQFIYRRNRPTADAASLGLHSPLECLDNYIRLIDYRPAFNTIIPIKLLSKL is encoded by the coding sequence ATGGAGCCCAACAGCCAACATTGGAACTGTTACCGCAAGCCCAGAGGGGCCAGACATTTACCGGCTTCTCGAAGATCCGAGTTACTGGACCACGTGCAGAACAGACATCAAGGCCCAGCCAGCCTGGGAATAAGACCTGGCGACACGGAAAGCCGAATTCAAGGAGGCCCAACCAGTTCAGGGTCAAGACTTGACCTCACGAGGACCCGACATAAAGCAGACCCGACCAGCCTGGGAACAACATCTGACCTTGCAGTGACCCGAGGGACCAGATACTTACCGGTTTCTCAAAGGCCGAACCTACCCAACCGAATAGAGAACCATCACCGAAGCCTGACCAGTCCGGGAGCAAGACCTGACCTCATGGTGACTCGAGGGACCAGACACCTACAGGCATGTCGGAGGCCCAAGCAACTCGACTGTGTGGAAAACAGATACCGAGGCCTGACCACTTCGGGAACAAGACATGACCTCACAGAGACCCAACATGGAGGAAACCTGACCAGACAAACTGCAAGGCCCCCTGGAACACTAGCGGCTGCGACCAATTCCCAGGACCCCACCAAATGCACCCACTTACCTTCTGGAATGGTAGACAGCCCTCACCAATTCCCAGACTTGACCAGAAGCAGCCACCAACCCAGGAAACGGGGAAGACGTGCTGGTCTACAGGTGAGACTGAAACAACGTGGTTTCAAGTCTCCCCTCCCCAGTATATTCCTGACAAATATCCAAGCTATTGAAAGCAAGCTAGATGAACTTAAAGCTAGACTCATCTACCAAAGAGAATTGAGAGACTGCTGTGTGCTCTgtttcacagagacatggctcagtcCTGCTATATCTGACTGTGCCTTACAACCTGAGGGTTTCTCAGTTCACCGGATGGACCGCAAGATGTCCTCTGGCAAGGCAAGGGGCGGAGGAGTCTGCCTCCTAATTAATAATTCTTGGTGCTCAGATGTGGCGACCCTGGCGAGTTACTGCTCCCCAGACTTGGAATATCTAACGGTGAAGTGCCGTCCCTACTACCTGCCACGGGAGTTCACCTGTGCTATCCTGACAGCAGTTTACATCCCACCCCATGCAGAAGTGCAGAGTGCACTTCATGAAATATACACCGTTACAAATAGACTTAGCACGAAATACCCCGAGGCCTTGTTCATCATAGCtggtgacttcaaccaggccaatCTCAAAAGTGTCCTACCAAAATACCACCAACACGTCTCCTGTCCCACCAAAGGTCCAAACATCCTTGACCATTGCTACACAAACATCAAAGATGCTTACCGTTCCATACCCCGcccacattttggaaaatcagaccgTACTGCTGTGTTCcttctcccagcttacaagcagaaactgaagcGTGAAGACCCAGTGCAGAAAGTCGTACAGTGCTGGTCTGATGGGACGGATGAGCTCTTACAGGACTGCTTCGAATcagtggactggtccatattcaagaactcagcgaCCAACCTAAATGAGTATGCCACTACTGTTACAGACTTCATCAGTAAGTGTGTAGAAGACTGCgtgccaaagaagttaatccGAGTGTTCCCCAAtcagaaaccatggatgaactcGGAGATCCACTCtctactgaagtccaggtctgaggcgTTCAAATCTGGTGACCCTGACCTATACAAGAAATCAAGGTATGACCTTCGTaaagccatcagagatgccaagagaCAGTATCAGACTAAGCTAGAGTCCCAAACTAACCACATGAACAGTTCACATTTGTGGCCATGCCTACATGACTTAATAGGCTACAAAGCAAAGTCAAATAGAATTGCTAGCAGCAATACACCCCTTTCCAATGAACATAATGCATTTTATGCTTGTTCTGAACAGAAGATCTGTGaaacactgtccactgcaccGATAGTCTCGGGTGCATCTGTACCCACAATCACTGCTGCTGACGTTAGATCGGCCTTTTTAAAagtgaacccacagaaagtgACTGGCCCCAATGGAATCCCTGGCCGTGCACTCACATCTTGTGCAGACCAACTTGCGGGAGTATtcgcagacatctttaacctttccttgctacaatctgaagtccccatctgcttcaagaagaccactgaCACCCCGATGCCAAAGGAAAATGAAGCAGCATGTGTCAATGACTACCACCCGGTGACACTGacatccataattatgaagtgctttgagaggttagtcatggctcacatcaactccagcctcccagattgccgTGATCCTTTACAATTCATCTATCGTCGCAACAGGCCCACGGCAGATGCCGCCTCCTTGGGCCTACACTCACCCCTTGAATGTCTGGATAACTACATCAGACTTATTGACTACAGGccagccttcaacaccataattccaatcaAACTCCTGtctaaactctga